Proteins encoded within one genomic window of Panacibacter microcysteis:
- a CDS encoding DUF3997 domain-containing protein, whose product MKLKLIITIFSAILFSSCLFDSDSDKIIGDYETVWIDIPQTRSINKGEEIIPAYVSEIGHNSDFIIAKQQPIKQGNIVTVHTDTTNYYVITISNNSFQDKPVYGPLSKKSFDSLRHELKIENIRFDMFYPEY is encoded by the coding sequence ATGAAACTCAAACTTATTATCACAATTTTTTCAGCAATTTTATTTTCAAGCTGTTTGTTTGACAGCGATAGCGACAAAATTATTGGTGACTATGAAACTGTTTGGATCGACATTCCTCAGACAAGGAGCATTAACAAAGGTGAAGAAATTATACCAGCTTATGTTTCGGAAATAGGACACAACTCAGATTTTATAATTGCTAAACAACAGCCAATCAAACAAGGCAATATTGTTACAGTTCATACAGACACGACAAACTATTATGTTATTACAATTTCTAACAACTCATTTCAAGACAAGCCAGTTTACGGACCATTAAGTAAAAAATCTTTTGACAGTTTAAGACATGAACTAAAAATTGAAAATATCAGGTTTGATATGTTTTATCCTGAATATTGA
- a CDS encoding dihydrofolate reductase family protein, which translates to MKRVIAAINMTVDGICDHTAGIADEKLHQHYADLINSAGVILYGRITFELMKFWQTLLTDPSADASMNEFAFSIDKIQKVVFSGTLKDTGWATAELAKQPLAAKLLELKKQAGRDILIGSRSLIIELLNSHLIDELQLCVHPVIEGKGMRLFDKIKERIFFKLIRTKTLPSGATIFYYEPTTG; encoded by the coding sequence ATGAAAAGAGTAATCGCGGCAATCAATATGACGGTAGACGGAATTTGCGATCATACGGCAGGAATCGCAGATGAAAAACTTCATCAGCATTATGCTGACCTCATCAATAGTGCAGGAGTCATTTTGTACGGCAGGATTACTTTTGAACTGATGAAATTCTGGCAAACATTACTGACAGATCCATCTGCAGATGCATCAATGAATGAATTTGCCTTTTCAATAGATAAAATACAAAAAGTAGTTTTTTCCGGCACTTTGAAAGATACCGGGTGGGCTACAGCAGAATTAGCAAAACAGCCCCTTGCAGCAAAACTGCTGGAATTAAAGAAACAAGCAGGGCGGGATATTTTAATTGGTAGCCGGAGTTTGATAATTGAACTTTTAAACAGCCATCTGATTGACGAATTGCAACTTTGTGTGCATCCTGTTATTGAAGGAAAGGGCATGCGTTTATTTGACAAAATAAAAGAACGGATATTTTTCAAACTCATCAGGACTAAAACCCTGCCTTCAGGTGCAACGATATTTTACTACGAACCGACCACAGGCTAA
- a CDS encoding rRNA adenine methyltransferase: MEMEGKGLSEEAGKCFLQAWNEATNDLEKFTAAHYVARHQNSVEEKLRWDEIALHVALQSNDQNAKSALPSLYLNIAKCYEDLLDFDNARKNYESALSFTSYLPDNGYSNMIKGGIITDIERVR, from the coding sequence ATGGAAATGGAAGGAAAAGGCCTTTCAGAAGAGGCAGGCAAATGCTTTCTTCAGGCATGGAATGAAGCAACAAACGACCTTGAAAAATTCACTGCGGCTCATTATGTAGCCCGACATCAGAATAGTGTAGAAGAAAAGTTGCGATGGGACGAAATAGCTTTGCACGTTGCATTACAATCAAATGATCAAAACGCGAAAAGCGCATTGCCTTCGTTATATTTAAACATTGCAAAATGCTATGAAGACCTGCTAGACTTTGATAATGCAAGAAAAAATTATGAATCAGCACTTTCGTTTACCAGCTATTTACCAGACAACGGATACAGTAATATGATAAAAGGAGGCATTATCACTGATATAGAAAGAGTACGATAA
- a CDS encoding VOC family protein has product MSRQIFINLAVKDVERSMAFYTAMGFTNNPQFSDESGKCMVWSDSIFVMILSHEKFATFATKPIADTKAALAALYSLSTDSVEAMNTIVEAGLQAGGTEPHALRDYGFMQQRTLEDFDGHSWEIFFMDMSKFPAGEPVAQ; this is encoded by the coding sequence ATGAGCAGACAAATTTTCATCAACCTTGCAGTAAAAGATGTAGAACGGTCAATGGCTTTTTACACTGCCATGGGCTTTACCAATAACCCGCAGTTTTCAGACGAATCCGGCAAATGCATGGTGTGGAGCGATAGTATTTTTGTGATGATCCTGTCGCATGAAAAGTTTGCCACTTTTGCTACCAAACCCATTGCTGATACAAAGGCTGCTCTTGCCGCTTTGTATTCATTGTCCACAGACAGCGTGGAGGCGATGAACACGATTGTAGAAGCAGGGCTGCAGGCCGGCGGTACAGAACCACATGCATTAAGAGATTATGGTTTTATGCAGCAACGAACACTGGAAGATTTTGACGGACATAGCTGGGAGATATTTTTTATGGATATGTCTAAGTTTCCAGCCGGTGAGCCTGTAGCACAATAG